A window from Camelina sativa cultivar DH55 unplaced genomic scaffold, Cs unpScaffold00545, whole genome shotgun sequence encodes these proteins:
- the LOC104773449 gene encoding probable F-box protein At4g22030, whose amino-acid sequence MASLQVSRVVLSSSTSCSRPKAAVSIPKLPKFNVSVPKIPIKKQTLSVKEPSFEFVENLPLSLIQRRGSDAIQRARLNTVLEEVMDRIEMHKNIGDQRNNWNSLLLNSVNMITLTAALMAGMASVNAHGVDSVTAVKIASTVLLTSATGFAALMSKIQPSQLTEEQRNATRLFKRLRVEIEMFLRENEDITEEDVKEAIKRVLSLDKAYPLPLIGTMLEKFPEEFKPASWWPENKPKTGLADGWSHELETEMREVAHVVKSRDAEEYEKLGNVALKLNRFLAISGPVLTGVSAVSSVFIGQDSGLAGIVAMTCASLAAVVNTLEHGGQVGMVFEMYRNSAGFFSLLEETMNSTEKKENENGQVYETRVAVKLGRSLSELRDLAKRSDLSQVKANEFASKLF is encoded by the exons ATGGCTTCATTACAGGTTTCAAGAGTAGTTCTTTCGTCTTCTACCTCTTGTTCGAGACCTAAAGCTGCAGTCTCCATACCGAAACTACCAAAATTTAACGTGTCGGTTCCAAAAATACCGATAAAGAAACAGACTTTATCGGTTAAAGAACCGAGCTTTGAGTTTGTAGAAAATCTTCCTCTTTCTTTGATACAGAGGAGAGGCTCTGATGCTATCCAAAGGGCGCGTCTCAATACGGTTCTTGAAGAAGTTATGGATAGGATTGAGATGCATAAGAACATCGGAGATCAACGCAATAATTGGAACTCTCTATTGCTCAATTCTGTCAACATGATCACTCTTACAGCCGCTTTGATGGCCGGGATGGCCTCGGTTAATGCTCACGGTGTAGATTCTGTGACCGCTGTGAAGATAGCTTCAACGGTGTTGTTGACATCTGCTACGGGTTTCGCTGCCTTGATGAGCAAGATTCAACCGTCACAGCTTACTGAAGAACAGAGGAATGCGACGAGGCTGTTCAAGAGGTTGAGAGTCGAAATCGAAATGTTTCTAAGAGAGAACGAGGATATTACAGAAGAAGATGTGAAGGAAGCGATAAAGAGAGTGTTGTCTCTAGACAAAGCTTACCCTCTTCCTCTGATCGGAACAATGCTCGAGAAGTTTCCGGAAGAGTTTAAACCAGCGAGTTGGTGGCCTGAAAACAAACCTAAAACCGGTCTTGCGGATGGATGGAGTCACGAGCTCGAGACGGAGATGAGAGAAGTTGCTCATGTGGTGAAGAGCAGAGACGCAGAAGAATATGAGAAATTAGGTAACGTGGCATTGAAGCTAAACCGGTTCTTGGCTATCTCTGGACCAGTTTTAACCGGAGTTTCGGCAGTGAGCTCTGTTTTTATCGGTCAAGATTCCGGCTTAGCTGGAATCGTGGCGATGACTTGTGCTTCTTTGGCCGCGGTTGTCAACACCTTAGAGCATGGTGGTCAAGTGGGAATGGTGTTTGAAATGTATAGAAACTCAGCTGGATTCTTCTCTCTGTTAGAAGAAACGATGAATTcgacagagaagaaagagaacg AGAACGGTCAAGTGTACGAGACAAGAGTTGCGGTGAAGCTAGGTAGAAGCCTATCCGAACTGAGAGATCTCGCGAAGAGATCAGATCTTTCTCAAGTTAAGGCCAATGAATTCGCAAGCAagcttttctaa
- the LOC104773447 gene encoding peroxisomal membrane protein PMP22-like — MGSSPKKTTLQRYLSQLQQHPLRTKAITAGVLSGVSDVVSQKLSGIQKIQLRRVLLKVIFAGGFLGPAGHCFHTYLDKVFKGKKDTKTVAKKVIVEQLTLSPLNHLLFMIYYGVVIERTPWNLVRERIKKTYPTVQLTAWTFFPVVGWINYKYVPLHFRVILHSVVAFFWAIFLTLRARSVTTLALAKAE; from the exons atggGATCTTCACCGAAGAAGACGACTCTGCAACGTTACTTGTCACAGCTTCAGCAACATCCTTTAAGAACAAAG GCAATTACTGCTGGAGTGTTGTCTGGTGTTAGTGATGTTGTATCTCAGAAACTCTCTGGCATACAGAAGATTCAGCTCAGAAGGGTTCTTCTCAAAGTG ATATTTGCGGGTGGTTTTCTCGGACCAGCGGGGCATTGCTTTCATACATATCTGGATAAGGTTTTTAAAGGGAAGAAAGACACAAAGACTGTGGCAAAGAAG GTAATTGTGGAACAACTGACATTGTCACCACTGAACCATTTGCTTTTCATGATCTATTATGGAGTAGTCATCGAAA GAACTCCCTGGAACCTTGTTAGAGAAAGGATCAAGAAGACATACCCGACTGTCCAGCTTACTGCATGGACG TTTTTCCCGGTGGTGGGATGGATAAACTATAAGTATGTGCCACTTCATTTCCGGGTCATCTTGCACAGCGTCGTCGCGTTCTTTTG ggCCATTTTCTTGACCCTGCGAGCGAGGTCAGTGACAACACTGGCTTTGGCAAAGGCTGAGTGA
- the LOC104773448 gene encoding aspartic proteinase A3-like (The sequence of the model RefSeq protein was modified relative to this genomic sequence to represent the inferred CDS: added 81 bases not found in genome assembly) — protein MGTRFQSFLLVFFLSCLVLISTASCERNGDGTIRIGLKKRKLDRGNRLASQLFLKNRGGSWFPKDHFRLNDANADMVPLKNYLDAQYYGDITIGTPPQKFTVIFDTGSSNLWIPSTKCYLSVACYFHSKYKASQSSTYKKNGKPASIRYGTGAIAGYFSYDDVKVGDLVVKEQEFIEATSEPGITFLLAKFDGILGLGFKEISVGNSTPVWYNMVEKGLVKEPIFSFWLNRNPKDPEGGEIVFGGLDPKHFKGEHTYVPVTHKGYWQFDMGDLQIAGKPTGYCAKGCSAIADSGTSLLTGPSTVITMINHAIGAQGIVSRECKAVVDQYGKTMLNSLLAQEDPKKVCSQIGVCAFDGTDSVSMGIQSVVDDGASGLLNQAMCSACQMAAVWMESELTQNQTQERILAYAAELCDHIPTQNQQSAVDCEKVSSMPIVSFTIGGRTFDLSPQDYIFKIGEGVETQCTSGFTAMDIPPPRGPLWILGDIFMGPYHTVFDYGKARVGFAKAA, from the exons ATGGGAACTAGGTTCCAATCCTTCTTGCTTGTGTTCTTTCTTTCATGTTTAGTCCTTATATCCACTGCTTCGTGTGAGCGAAACGGTGATGGAACCATTAGAATTggattgaagaagaggaaactaGACCGGGGCAACAGGCTAGCTTCTCagctatttttgaaaaaccgAGGAGGGTCTTGGTTTCCCAAAGACCATTTTCGCCTGAACGATGCAAATGCGGATATGGTTCCACTGAAAAACTATTTGGATGCTCAATACTATGGTGACATTACCATTGGTACTCCACCTCAGAAGTTCACTGTGATCTTTGATACCGGTAGCTCCAACCTCTGGATACCATCAACTAAATGTTACTTATCG GTTGCTTGTTATTTTCACTCGAAGTACAAGGCTAGCCAGTCATCAACCTACAAAAAGAACG GTAAACCAGCATCAATCCGCTATGGAACAGGTGCTATTGCTGGTTACTTTAGCTATGATGATGTTAAAGTTGGTGATCTTGTTGTCAAGGAGCAG GAATTCATAGAGGCTACTAGTGAGCCTGGTATTACATTCTTGTTGGCAAAGTTTGATGGTATCCTTGGTTTGGGTTTCAAAGAGATTTCTGTAGGAAATTCAACTCCGGTTTG TGGTGAGATTGTTTTTGGTGGACTTGACCCAAAGCACTTCAAAGGAGAGCATACTTATGTTCCTGTGACACATAAAGGTTACTGGCAGTTCGACATGGGTGATCTCCAAATTGCTGGCAAACCAACCG GATATTGTGCTAAAGGTTGTTCTGCTATTGCTGATTCTGGAACTTCTCTGCTCACCGGTCCATCG ACTGTCATCACGATGATCAATCATGCGATTGGAGCACAAGGAATCGTAAGCCGTGAATGCAAAGCCGTGGTGGATCAATACGGAAAGACCATGTTGAACTCTCTTCTAGCTCAG GAGGATCCGAAGAAAGTATGCTCACAAATTGGAGTCTGCGCTTTTGACGGTACAGACAGTGTGAG TATGGGGATTCAGTCCGTTGTAGATGATGGAGCTTCAGGTCTTCTAAACCAAGCAATGTGCAGTGCCTGTCAAATGGCAGCCGTGTGGATGGAGAGTGAATTGACTCAGAATCAAACACAAGAACGAATACTCGCTTATGCTGCTGAG CTCTGTGACCATATACCAACTCAGAACCAACAATCAGCAGTGGACTGTGAGAAGGTTTCCTCTATGCCTATAGTCTCATTCACAATTGGTGGCAGAACCTTTGATCTCTCTCCTCAAGAT TATATATTCAAGATTGGGGAAGGAGTTGAGACTCAGTGCACTAGCGGTTTCACAGCCATGGATATTCCTCCACCTCGTGGACCTCTCTG GATCTTGGGTGATATCTTCATGGGACCATATCACACTGTGTTTGATTACGGGAAAGCAAGAGTTGGATTTGCCAAAGCTGCTTAA